Genomic DNA from Peribacillus simplex NBRC 15720 = DSM 1321:
CCCCTTTATATAGATCCATTGAATATCTAACAGAACTTGTCATTACTTCGAAATAAACAATATATATATATCTAGAAATCTAGATGTATATTTTAAAAAAAACACCTCCCTTTTATAATTCATTTTGAACATATTCAGTAAATTGACGAATGATCTTTTCGTTTCGTCGATAATACGTCCACTGTCCTACTCGTTCAGACTCTAATAATCCAGCTTTTTGCATGGTTAATAAATAACCAGAGATCACAGACTGCGCCATTCCAGCCTTTGCTTGTATATCTCCAACACATACTCCAATTTTAAAATCAACATCTTCAGGAATATGGCACTGTACCTCGAAATGTTTTGCGGGATTCTTTAGCCAATGTAAAATTTGATGACGCGTTTCGTTAGACAAAGCTTTGTATATTAATAAAGGTTCCATAGGTGTTATTATATCTATTTTTATAGATATGTCAACATGATGCTCAAATATCTTGAAAACATGTTTTTGAAGCTGATTAAAAATCAAAATAGTTTTGAAAAGTGTCTTTTACGAACGGTAGCAACAATGCTATACCGCCCATTTCGGAAATTTTAAACACTAAGAGAATTCCAACCTGAAAAGTCGATCTCCTCTACGTTAAGGAATCGACTTTTTTAACTTCTTCTTATAGAACTAAACCAGCTAATAGGATGTCAATATCTTTCTCTAAAATTTTCATTTCCCTTATGATATACTATTTTTGTTCATGACAAATAACCCTCCAAAACCCTTTTGGAAGGATTTTTCTCTGTTTCATAAAACCGTTAATCAGGATAAATCTAGGAATGCTTCTTTTCTCTTTAATAAAGCGTAAATCCAATGAAGAAGTTTATTCATACAGGCAACGATCGCCACTTTGGCTGGCTTTCCTTCCGATTTTTTCTTATCAAAGAAAGATTTAAGCTTTTGTTCCTTGAACTCCTTATGCCGCATAGCACGGCAAGATACAGAGAATGACGTAGTCTGCTCAACCTCTTTTTGTAATACGATTAATGGTTGCCGTAAACTTACCCGATGAGTGAACACTTGGATCTACTCCAGCGAAGGCAACCAGTTTTTTCGGATGATTAAACCGATCGATTTCACCGATTTCAGAGATAATCGTGGCTGCGATTTTTTCTCCGATACCCGGAATCGATTGGATGATCTTATATTCTTCCAGTTCATTTGCCAGGGCCACTATACGATCTTCCAAATCGGAAAGGTGTCCCTGGTAATGAAAAAGCAACTCAATATACATACGAAGATTGATTACGTGACTTTCATACACGCTTTTTTGAAATGGATTTCTAGATGCGGAATCCATTATTTTTTTTGCTTTTTCCCATGCCCATTCACCCGATCGGCTAGAACAGAACTCTATAACACTCTCTGCTAGTCTACTTTCTCCTAGGATATTCCTTTAACATCAATAAAGAAACCTTCGAATATAGATCCCCAAAAACCTTCCGGTATTCAGGAAACTCTTGATCTAAAATGGTGTGAAACTGAAGTTTAGCTTCCACATACATATTCGTTACGATTTCCTGTTGTCTGGACAAATTCCGAAGGTCTAAAAGCCGAATTCCTCTAATTTTATGAGATTCACCTTTGTAATACAGCACACACAACTGGTACGCATCGATAGCGTCTGTTTTTACCTTTCGTAAACTGGTCTTCTTTGCCTGATAAGAAATAATCGGATTTAGTAAGATATATAGAATCCCTTGATCCTCCAGGTATTGAATAACGGGAGAATGGTAATGCCCTGTAGATTCTAAAATGACCATAGGCATCTGCCCTGTCACCTCTTCAATTTCTTTTAGAAATTCTAAAAAATGATCTAACTCCTCTTTGATATGCTTCATTGAAAAGCTTTTCCCATACGGTTTAGATTGATCTAAGAATGCCTGAACTTGGCTCTCTCCTTTTGCCACATCCAGACCAACAACTGGATTCATTATCTTTACCTCCTCTACTTATTAACCAGTACCCCTAGTCCTCCATGTAGTGTCATAGCTTCGCTTGTTATACGAGATCTGCGTCCCAACCAGCCTCAAACATGTTTCTACAAGTAGGGGGCGGACAGTTTAGTTCACGGGATCAAGTCCCACGCACCCGTACGTCCTACCCTGGCTACTGATATAATAGATTCTATTAAAAAAAGGTCAACCAGTAAAAACTGGCTAACCTTATAATACGAACGCACCCGTTAGTTTAAGTACATTCTTTCACAACCTTGTCCGTAGAGTAAACATTTCTACGATTTTGCAGCTCTAATCCGTCACATAGCGAAGAAATAGTTGTTTTTCTGTTATCTAATTGGCTCCACAAACGGTCGTTTATAAAATAGTCTTGGTATTTACTTAAATAGTGGCAAATATGGCTTGAATTTATCACCAAAACTCATAACCAAAATCAAGATACCAAAAGAAATATTAGAAACCCTTTTTAGTTATTTATATTCAAAAGCTTTATATATCAAGGTGTTGAGTTAACGTATAAAATAAGATTTTTGTCAGTGCTACCCCTTGCCTCCTTTGCGAAAGATTCGTTCGAGAAATGTTTTCTTTATCTCAGGAGGCACAGGAAGAAAGAAACGATTCTTACTTGTTACATCAAGATAAGGCGTTAATATGTCAGTCTTCTCCTCTACAGAAGTTGCGGTATTTAGCTGTTCTTCAATTTTTGCAAAATGTTTTGCTGTTGAGCCTTTTGGCGTATAGACAAAACGCAAATCCGGGAATTTTTGTGAGTCTGCTGTTTCTATTTCAGTATATGCATGGACAGACGGACGTGCCCAAAAAACATTTTTCCGCACCACACGTGCAGGACTTCCTGCGGCTGAAACATTTGATGGGAGCGATTTTGTCACGAGCGACTTTGCACCTAAAATTGAACCTGTACCAACTTCTACTCCTTTTAGAATCATGACGTCCTGCCCAATCCAAATGTGGTCACCTAAGTACACACTCTTTGTTGAGTTAATCCGTTTTCGAGTTGTTCCATCGTAGATCAAATGTGGATCTGCCAAACGAACGACTATACCACTTGAAAACATATTATCATGACCGATGAATAGATTCTTTTGCTCAGAGAGAATAAATCTCGCTAAACCATTAAATGAATAGTTGCGACCAAGGAAAAATGTATTATCATTCCAAACATTGACGCTCATCGTTGCACCGTGATTTGATTTCCCAATAATTATGAGCGAGTAGTTGCCATTAAAATTTAGGGTTGCATTTTTAAATTCGGCTCCACGTTCAATAATTAACCGATTTCCTTCACCCAAAAATTTGATTTTACTATTCACAAACGAAATCTCATCTTTGGTATTTCCTATAAAGAGTATTTCATTATTCGTTTCCGGTTTATGTAAGATATTAGAAATAGTTTCCATGCTTTCTATACCCACTTTCAAAGTGTTAAAACGCTTTCATTATACATCATTTTTTTGCTCAACAAAAAAGACCGCCTAAGAAAACCGGAGGAGATGTAAAGCTGAAGATTTCGGATTTACGAAAAAGGGAAATGGTAATAGTAAATAAATTAAAGGTTATAAATCAAAATGGATAATTGCTAGTAGATAGTCGTAAAGTTGCTGAAATGGTTAGAAAACGTCATGACCAGTAAAAACAGAATTTTGTACCACATATGGGATCATCTCATGATTAATTTACGTCTTGGCTTATTTCGCTATACTGCCCCGTTAGTCCGTAGGAAAAATGAGCTGTCTAAGCAACTCCCTGTAAGGCTGAAAAACTTCTCAAATAAATTTTCTTTATGCGAAAGTTGACCTATCGAATAACTCCCTTCTTTTGGCCACCAATTGGTGGCCTTCTTATGGCGCTAAAGCACCCGTTAGTTCATTAAGCAGGTCATTTTAGTATTACCAAATTCTCGGACATCAGCTAAGTAATCAAATCCATTAGGAGAACCAAAACTATTAAACGCACGCACTGCAACAAGATTATTTTGAGGTATAACCAAAAGAGTTACTCCTGTATAGCCTAAAATTTGAAAGGAGCCTTTAGATACAAGTTCACCAATTTCTGATTTTCTTGCAGGTAAATCTTTTACGAACCATAAGTAACCGTTTTGGGGAAGTTCCACATCTAATGAATTTGGGCTTTGAACGGTTGTAGCAATATCTATAATTTCATTTGATACAATTTGTTTTCCATTTACATTTCCCTTTTTAAGATGGAAGTATCCCCATTTAGCCAACTCTCTTGATGATACATACATATTCATCTTATCACCCGTCTGTACTCTTACTTGTAGTCCAGTTTGGTTCATTAGGCTTCCGTATTACAGCAACAAGGTTTTCATTTATTTCTCCATATCAGCCAGTCTCCGTAAAATTTAGAGGTGTAAATACGTTATTAGCAACTATCACAGCAACCGATTTACCAGTTGTATTTTTAACGATTGCGTCAACATTTCAATTCCAATACCTCGATATGACCAATTAACTCCAGGTGAAAATTCTCGATGTATCTCCCCATTAATACTCTTTAAACCATGCGTATGTGTTAGTAAGTGTCTTATTGTAGTTCCATTAAATATTGGCATACTATTCGGTGGAAGATATATCATCTATTGAGTCTATGTATCCTTTATAAACCGCACAGGCCACTGCAAAGCCTATGTAACTTTTTCTAACTGAGGCAACATGAAATTGGGTATCTTCTTGGATTTTCCTCAAATTAGGATCCTTAGAATGTTTACCCCAATATTCCTCTGTAATAATATTATCGTTATGAATTATATAAACAGATGCACCTGAACAGTCAACTAATTCAGACGTCTTTCTAACATTTGATACAACTGAATTAAACTGTGTGTATATCTTTTTATTAATTATCATTTTTTCACTACTATATTAACCATTATCTTCAGTTATCTTCCCTTCTCTTTATTCTCCTTTTTACTTCCTTGTCGAACTCTATATAATATATCCAATATCTACCGGAACTCCCACTATTCATATTCCATCAAGGGTGAATAATTCATTTTATATTTTGAATGCTAAATCTAATGAAGGAAAATGTTACTTAATACTAACGTTATTCAAAGGTTCTGTTTCAAATATAGAAACTTTTTCTCTTTTTTTGAATCTTATTTCTCAATAATATATTATGAACAACGTACGAAAGAGAGGTGAATCCATTGAAGCAATACGAAGTAGCTACACTGAAAAAAGGACTTCTAATTTTAGATGCTTTGCAAGAAAAGGATATGACACTTCGAGAAGTTATACAAACATTCTCATTTAATAAATCAACAGCTTTTCGTTTGTTATATACCCTTGAAATAATGGGCTATGTTAAAAAGATTGATAATTCCTATAGTCTTACTAATAAGATGGGATTTTTATCTACTTCCTTTAACTCAAAAGCAAATTGGTTATCGGTTCCACCTTTATATGAATTGAGTAGAGAAGTTGGAGAAACAACCTATGTTGGAATCCTTTATGGTACGGAAGTAGTCACCGCACAAGTTGTTGATGGCACTCATTCAATGAGGGCACACTCAGAGGTTGGCGACAGGTCTCCTGTACATTTAAGCGCTCTAGGAAAAGTCATATTAGCTTTTTTAGACAAAACCAAGCTCGATGGAATCCTTAAAGAATTGACATTAGTACAAAATACAAAAAATACATTTGTAGACTTACACTTATTAAAAGAACACCTAAAGGTCATTCGTAAGCAAGGATACGCAGTAGATGACGAAGAGACAGAAATAGGTTTACGCTGTATTGCTGCTCCTGTCATCTTTGAGGGAAATATGATTTCAGCAGTTGCGATAGCTGGTCCAGCCCTTCGGTTGAATAAAAAATTAGATAAAGATTTAAGTAAAAAACTTATTCAATGTAGTTCGCGTATATCGAAAATGCTTTGATGGAAAACACCCTAAAATTTGAAGGGGGAATAGATTAAAGAGATGTCAACAAAAGTATACATTGCATTATTTTCTTTGGCCACTAGTGCTTTTGCCATTGGAACAACTGAGTTCGTCATTGTAGGCTTACTTCAAACAGTTGCTGATGATCTATCTATTTCGGTGTCAAAAGCTGGCGCTTTAATTTCTGGTTATGCAGTAGCAATAGCTGTTGGAACTCCAATTGTAACAGCTATTACAGGGCGTATTCCAAAAAAAGGATTTTTACTAATCTTGATGATTGTTTTCATTTTAGGTAACGCAGTTTCGGCCATTTCAGAAACATATGAAGTATTAATGATCTCACGAGTTATTACTGCTATCGCACATGGTGTATTTTTTGCAATTGCAGCTACAGTTGCTGCCGATATCGTACCAGAAAACAAAAAAGGAACAGCTATTTCAATTATGTTTACCGGATTAACAGTAGCAACCATAGCTGGTGTTCCAATGGGGACTTATATTGGACAACAGTTTGGTTGGCGCGCTACATTCGGTGCGGTAGCTGTACTCGGCATTATTGGGCTAATCGTAAATGTATTTGCCGTTGATAAAGTGGACAGACAATCAAATCCTCCTACTCTTAAAGATGTAGGGCAACTTGTGAAAAATGAACGAATTCTACTGGCACTATTAATGACCGCATTAGGTTTTGGTGGAACTTTTTCGTTATTTACCTACCTCGCTCCTATACTGGAAAAAATCAGTGGGTACTCAGCTGGATCTATTTCATTGCTGCTTTTAGTTTATGGAGTTGCCGTTGCCATTGGAAATATAGTAGGTGGGAAAATGGCCAATCAGCATCCAGTTAAATCATTACGCTTCGTCTTTTTACTCCAAGGTATCGTACTTTTATTACAAATGATACTACTACCTAGTAAAGGATTAAGTATTTTATCTATTATTTTGTTAGGTTTATTTGCATTTATGATGTCTCCAGGAGTTCAAGCGTACATTGTAACGCTTGCTGAAAAATTGGTTCCTTCTGCAAAAGATATTGCATCTGCACTAAATATATCAGCCTTTAATGTAGGGATCGCTGCAGGATCTACCTTAGGTGGATTAGCAGTAGACTATTTAACGTATTTAGATACGGCATGGATTGGTGCGATTATGGTGGCATTCGCATATCTTCTATCCGTACTGAATTATAAATTAGATAAAAAACAAAAATTATTTTAAGGGAGAGTTTATTTATGAACTTACAACAACTAGAAAACGTAGAAAAGGAATTACAATTTGAAACATTTACAAATGAAGATGCTCTAAATCTTGGTATGACATTAATTAATTATGCAAAAGAAAATAACAAAGCAGTAGCTATTCATATTGAGCGTAATCGAGTACCTTTATTCACCTATCTAATGGATGGTACTTCTGAAGAAAATGTATTTTGGCTATATCGAAAAAAACGCGTAGTGGATCATTACAACCGAAGCTCACATTATATTGGAGCGAGATTCGAAAAGCAAGGAACGACCCATAATGAAAGCTCTCTTCTTCAATCATCTGATTATCAAGCTATAGGCGGCTCTTTTCCTATACGTATTAAAAACATAGGCGTAATTGGGAGTGTAACAGTAGCAGGGCTTACACCTCAACTTGATCACGATTATGCTGTCGAGGGAGTAAAACATTTCTTAAAAAAATAAGGAGTTTATAAACAAATGGTTGTCGAACATGCCATGTTAATCATCAAAGAAGAGCTAGTGGAGGAATTTATACAGACAATTAACGAAGCATTCCCTATTTTAAGCAATTCTGAGGGGTACTTATCTCACAAACTGCTTCGAAATAAAGAGAATCCAACTCTTTTTATACTTGTTGTTAATTGGAATAGTTTAGAAGACCATATTGATGGCTTTGTAGGGAGTGCTAAATTCAAGAAATGGGACTCTATGCTCAGATACTTCTTTGATGAGTTATCCAAAAATCTTGCACTATACAGAACTAAAATATGATTAATCAACATGTACCTGTCAAGTATACAGTTATAAAAGACTGCCTTTATGAGGCATGAGTTCGGTATTCAATCGGACTCATGCCTCATTTGTTTTGTATGTCAAAAAGTTTTAAACAGTAGCTGAATGCTCTTAAACTTTTTACGAAGCATATTACAGAAAGAATAGCGTTTTTTTCGTTTTTGGGGTAATGTTTTGTCTTAGCTTGATGGGTATGTGGCAGTACCCCTTAAGGAACTAAAGGGGCAGGATAGTTTAAGAAGGATTTTATTTTGGGACACAAAGCATCCCTACGCCTGCAAATGAAGGTGGTGGTGAATGCGGGAATCCCCCTTCAATCACTTCTACTAATGAATCAAATCATAACATGCTGATCAAGTTTAATAGGACTGTTTCTTTTCACAGATTCAATACTAGCTAGTGCAATTTTCAAAGACCATCGAGCATCTTCCGCAGTTACTAATGCTGGTTTATTATGAATCACACATACTACGAAACCTCTCAATTCCGCAATGTAAGCATCAAACAATAAATCTTGATCATATCGACATGTATTAAAACTTACCCCGTTATGATTATATCTCGTCATGCTAGATTCACGGATTCC
This window encodes:
- a CDS encoding acyltransferase, which encodes METISNILHKPETNNEILFIGNTKDEISFVNSKIKFLGEGNRLIIERGAEFKNATLNFNGNYSLIIIGKSNHGATMSVNVWNDNTFFLGRNYSFNGLARFILSEQKNLFIGHDNMFSSGIVVRLADPHLIYDGTTRKRINSTKSVYLGDHIWIGQDVMILKGVEVGTGSILGAKSLVTKSLPSNVSAAGSPARVVRKNVFWARPSVHAYTEIETADSQKFPDLRFVYTPKGSTAKHFAKIEEQLNTATSVEEKTDILTPYLDVTSKNRFFLPVPPEIKKTFLERIFRKGGKG
- a CDS encoding antibiotic biosynthesis monooxygenase family protein: MVVEHAMLIIKEELVEEFIQTINEAFPILSNSEGYLSHKLLRNKENPTLFILVVNWNSLEDHIDGFVGSAKFKKWDSMLRYFFDELSKNLALYRTKI
- a CDS encoding heme-degrading domain-containing protein, producing MNLQQLENVEKELQFETFTNEDALNLGMTLINYAKENNKAVAIHIERNRVPLFTYLMDGTSEENVFWLYRKKRVVDHYNRSSHYIGARFEKQGTTHNESSLLQSSDYQAIGGSFPIRIKNIGVIGSVTVAGLTPQLDHDYAVEGVKHFLKK
- a CDS encoding IclR family transcriptional regulator, which produces MKQYEVATLKKGLLILDALQEKDMTLREVIQTFSFNKSTAFRLLYTLEIMGYVKKIDNSYSLTNKMGFLSTSFNSKANWLSVPPLYELSREVGETTYVGILYGTEVVTAQVVDGTHSMRAHSEVGDRSPVHLSALGKVILAFLDKTKLDGILKELTLVQNTKNTFVDLHLLKEHLKVIRKQGYAVDDEETEIGLRCIAAPVIFEGNMISAVAIAGPALRLNKKLDKDLSKKLIQCSSRISKML
- a CDS encoding ArsR/SmtB family transcription factor, coding for MEPLLIYKALSNETRHQILHWLKNPAKHFEVQCHIPEDVDFKIGVCVGDIQAKAGMAQSVISGYLLTMQKAGLLESERVGQWTYYRRNEKIIRQFTEYVQNEL
- a CDS encoding serine hydrolase, giving the protein MNQTGLQVRVQTGDKMNMYVSSRELAKWGYFHLKKGNVNGKQIVSNEIIDIATTVQSPNSLDVELPQNGYLWFVKDLPARKSEIGELVSKGSFQILGYTGVTLLVIPQNNLVAVRAFNSFGSPNGFDYLADVREFGNTKMTCLMN
- a CDS encoding beta-lactamase family protein, whose protein sequence is MIINKKIYTQFNSVVSNVRKTSELVDCSGASVYIIHNDNIITEEYWGKHSKDPNLRKIQEDTQFHVASVRKSYIGFAVACAVYKGYIDSIDDISSTE
- a CDS encoding MFS transporter; translated protein: MSTKVYIALFSLATSAFAIGTTEFVIVGLLQTVADDLSISVSKAGALISGYAVAIAVGTPIVTAITGRIPKKGFLLILMIVFILGNAVSAISETYEVLMISRVITAIAHGVFFAIAATVAADIVPENKKGTAISIMFTGLTVATIAGVPMGTYIGQQFGWRATFGAVAVLGIIGLIVNVFAVDKVDRQSNPPTLKDVGQLVKNERILLALLMTALGFGGTFSLFTYLAPILEKISGYSAGSISLLLLVYGVAVAIGNIVGGKMANQHPVKSLRFVFLLQGIVLLLQMILLPSKGLSILSIILLGLFAFMMSPGVQAYIVTLAEKLVPSAKDIASALNISAFNVGIAAGSTLGGLAVDYLTYLDTAWIGAIMVAFAYLLSVLNYKLDKKQKLF